From Candidatus Nucleicultrix amoebiphila FS5, a single genomic window includes:
- the parE gene encoding DNA topoisomerase IV subunit B: MKDLFDSVSHTPSDYSAKDIEVLEGLEPVRRRPGMYVGGTDENALHHLFSEVIDNAMDEAVAGHASWIEVVFSADGFLSVRDNGRGIPIDRHPKFPDKSALEIIMTTLHSGGKFSGKAYKTAGGLHGVGVSVVNALSEALEVHVFIKGKEWEMAFSRGLMTQPLTAVGATKSENGTLVRFKPDPEIFGEESHFRPEKLYKMARSKAYLFKGVEIRWHCDPALLEPESKIPTKDVLHFPGGLADYLKEALSEESLIIKEVFSGSAKFNDGSGQVEWAMAWPVMGDGFFSSYCNTISTPLGGSHEAGFRQALTKAIKSYGERLSLKKASHLTAEDCVDGTAVMLSVFIRDPHFQGQTKEKLVTPGVTRLVEGVVKDMADHWLSDHKEAAQVLLNALIERMEDRLRRRHEKETQRQTATRRLRLPGKLADCLSESREETELFLVEGDSAGGSAKQARDRKTQAVLPLRGKILNVASASTDKLLGNQELKDLSLALGCGTGKDCRPEKLRYGRIIIMTDADVDGAHIASLLMTYFYLEMRPLLEQGHIYLALPPLYRLSQGSKSAYARDDEDKERLLKTFRGKVDISRFKGLGEMAWNQLKETTMDPKQRQILKVRLPETVMDETLPDTPIIPLAEFVDNLMGRRPEKRFSFIQSRAHFAYNLDV, translated from the coding sequence ATGAAAGATTTATTTGATTCAGTGAGCCATACACCCAGCGATTACAGTGCCAAAGATATTGAAGTTCTTGAAGGGCTTGAACCCGTTCGCCGTCGTCCTGGCATGTACGTTGGTGGAACAGATGAGAACGCACTGCATCATTTGTTTTCTGAAGTTATTGATAATGCCATGGACGAAGCTGTGGCCGGGCACGCGAGTTGGATAGAAGTTGTTTTTTCTGCCGATGGTTTTCTTTCGGTTCGAGACAATGGTCGTGGGATTCCCATTGATCGGCACCCTAAATTTCCTGACAAGTCGGCTCTTGAAATCATTATGACCACCCTTCATTCGGGGGGTAAATTTAGTGGAAAAGCTTATAAAACAGCTGGAGGTCTTCATGGTGTCGGTGTCTCCGTTGTTAATGCTTTGAGTGAGGCGCTAGAAGTTCATGTCTTTATAAAAGGCAAAGAATGGGAAATGGCTTTCAGCCGTGGATTAATGACGCAACCCTTAACGGCTGTTGGGGCTACAAAATCTGAAAATGGAACATTAGTGCGCTTTAAACCCGATCCAGAAATTTTTGGTGAAGAATCCCATTTTCGTCCTGAAAAACTTTATAAAATGGCGCGCTCGAAAGCCTATTTATTTAAAGGTGTTGAGATTCGTTGGCACTGTGATCCTGCTCTTTTAGAACCTGAGTCTAAAATTCCTACCAAAGACGTATTGCATTTCCCAGGAGGACTTGCCGATTATTTAAAGGAAGCTTTAAGTGAAGAATCTTTAATCATTAAAGAGGTATTTTCAGGATCCGCTAAATTTAATGATGGAAGTGGTCAAGTGGAATGGGCGATGGCCTGGCCTGTAATGGGCGATGGGTTTTTCTCTTCCTATTGTAATACCATCTCTACGCCCCTTGGGGGCAGTCATGAAGCAGGATTTCGTCAAGCGTTGACCAAAGCAATCAAAAGCTATGGAGAACGTTTAAGCTTGAAAAAAGCTTCCCATCTCACGGCCGAAGATTGTGTTGATGGGACCGCTGTGATGCTTTCCGTATTTATACGTGACCCCCATTTCCAAGGTCAGACAAAGGAAAAGCTCGTTACACCCGGCGTGACGCGTCTTGTGGAAGGGGTGGTCAAAGATATGGCTGACCATTGGCTAAGTGACCATAAGGAAGCGGCTCAAGTTCTTCTGAATGCGCTTATTGAGCGTATGGAAGATCGTCTACGACGTCGTCACGAAAAGGAAACGCAACGTCAAACAGCAACACGACGCTTGCGGTTACCGGGAAAACTCGCTGATTGTCTTAGTGAAAGTCGAGAAGAAACAGAGCTTTTTTTGGTTGAGGGAGATTCAGCCGGTGGGTCCGCAAAGCAAGCACGCGATCGTAAAACTCAAGCCGTATTGCCCTTAAGAGGAAAAATCCTTAACGTTGCAAGCGCTTCAACAGATAAACTTTTAGGCAACCAAGAGCTTAAAGATTTGTCCTTAGCTTTAGGGTGTGGAACGGGCAAAGACTGTCGACCTGAAAAACTGCGGTATGGACGTATTATTATTATGACCGACGCTGATGTGGATGGGGCACACATTGCTTCTTTGTTGATGACCTATTTCTATTTAGAGATGCGGCCCCTTCTTGAGCAGGGCCATATTTACTTGGCTCTTCCCCCCCTTTATCGTTTGAGTCAAGGCAGCAAGAGCGCTTATGCTCGAGATGATGAAGATAAAGAACGTTTGCTTAAAACTTTTAGAGGGAAAGTCGACATCAGTCGCTTTAAAGGTCTTGGTGAAATGGCTTGGAATCAGCTCAAAGAAACAACCATGGATCCCAAGCAACGTCAAATATTGAAAGTCCGTTTACCAGAAACCGTGATGGACGAAACGCTTCCCGATACTCCGATTATTCCCCTTGCGGAATTCGTTGACAACCTGATGGGGCGTCGTCCTGAAAAGCGCTTCTCATTTATTCAAAGCCGCGCTCATTTCGCTTACAACTTAGACGTTTAA
- a CDS encoding HIG1 domain-containing protein: protein MSMILLVIVIAGILATLISLGLGVFNLITSRGEKKRALLSNKLMRWRIIFQVITLIIFTALLIFTKKSHHGPTDTHIHQDGR from the coding sequence ATGAGTATGATTTTATTGGTTATCGTCATTGCCGGTATTTTAGCCACCCTTATCTCTTTGGGGCTTGGGGTTTTTAATTTAATTACTTCAAGGGGAGAAAAGAAAAGAGCTCTTTTAAGTAATAAATTAATGCGTTGGCGCATCATATTTCAGGTGATTACTTTGATTATATTCACTGCCCTTTTAATTTTCACAAAGAAATCTCATCATGGTCCTACTGACACGCATATACACCAAGACGGGAGATAA